The following proteins are encoded in a genomic region of Acidimicrobiales bacterium:
- a CDS encoding prolyl oligopeptidase family serine peptidase: YAQAMAGRWGELDVADCAAGMRAAAERGWGDPRRMVPMGGSAGGFTVLNLLAHHPDRCAAGVDLFGVTDLFELDETSHRFEAHYLHSVVGPLPEAADRYRERSPVHVVDRIRSPLLVLHGSDDPAVPPAQSAALVERLRARGAVVEHHVYPGEGHGWLRPETVVDELERVESFLRRHVLRWRG; the protein is encoded by the coding sequence GTACGCCCAGGCCATGGCCGGGCGCTGGGGCGAGCTCGACGTGGCCGACTGCGCCGCCGGCATGCGGGCCGCCGCCGAGCGGGGCTGGGGCGACCCCCGGCGGATGGTCCCGATGGGCGGGTCGGCCGGCGGCTTCACCGTCCTGAACCTGCTCGCCCACCACCCCGACCGGTGCGCGGCCGGCGTCGACCTGTTCGGCGTCACCGACCTGTTCGAGCTGGACGAGACCTCGCACCGGTTCGAGGCCCACTACCTCCACTCGGTCGTCGGGCCGCTGCCGGAGGCCGCCGACCGGTACCGGGAGCGGTCCCCGGTGCACGTGGTCGACCGCATCCGGTCGCCGCTGCTCGTCCTGCACGGCAGCGACGACCCGGCCGTGCCGCCGGCCCAGTCCGCCGCCCTGGTGGAGCGGCTGCGGGCGAGGGGCGCCGTCGTCGAGCACCACGTGTACCCGGGGGAGGGGCACGGGTGGCTGCGACCCGAGACCGTCGTCGACGAGCTGGAGCGGGTGGAGTCCTTCCTCCGCCGCCACGTCCTGCGCTGGAGAGGATGA
- a CDS encoding alpha/beta family hydrolase has translation MARPGALLLTPGAGGGADHHTLVAVEAAVAPLPVARVDFPYRKAGRRAPDRAPVLVATVREEAAVLAARARCRPQQVVLGGRSMGGRMCSMAVAEGLPAAGLVLLSYPLHPPGRPEKLRTEHLAELGVPCLFVGGTRDPFGSPEEVEAATAAIPGPVTHVWLDGAGHDPRGQDARIAAAVAEWLGGLGD, from the coding sequence GTGGCCAGGCCGGGCGCGCTGCTGCTGACCCCAGGGGCGGGGGGCGGGGCCGACCACCACACCCTGGTCGCCGTCGAGGCCGCCGTCGCCCCGCTGCCCGTCGCCCGGGTCGACTTCCCGTACCGCAAGGCCGGCCGGCGGGCGCCCGACCGGGCGCCGGTGCTCGTGGCCACCGTCCGCGAGGAGGCCGCCGTGCTGGCGGCCCGGGCCCGCTGCCGGCCCCAGCAGGTCGTGCTCGGCGGCCGGTCGATGGGCGGGCGGATGTGCTCGATGGCGGTGGCCGAGGGCCTGCCGGCCGCCGGCCTCGTCCTCCTCAGCTACCCGCTCCACCCGCCGGGCCGGCCGGAGAAGCTGCGCACCGAGCACCTCGCCGAGCTGGGCGTCCCGTGCCTGTTCGTCGGCGGCACCCGCGACCCGTTCGGCTCGCCCGAGGAGGTCGAGGCGGCCACGGCCGCCATCCCCGGACCGGTCACCCACGTGTGGCTGGATGGCGCCGGGCACGACCCGAGGGGCCAGGACGCCCGCATCGCCGCCGCCGTGGCCGAGTGGCTCGGCGGGCTCGGGGACTAG